From Deltaproteobacteria bacterium, one genomic window encodes:
- a CDS encoding hydrogenase iron-sulfur subunit produces the protein MDVPFYPRILMFACNWCAYSAADLAGVSRMQYPSNIRLIHIMCTGRMNPNFILKAFDLGADGVLVSG, from the coding sequence ATGGACGTTCCCTTTTATCCTAGAATTCTGATGTTCGCTTGCAACTGGTGCGCCTATTCGGCAGCGGATCTAGCAGGAGTCAGCCGGATGCAGTACCCGTCCAATATCCGTCTGATCCATATTATGTGCACCGGGCGGATGAATCCCAATTTCATTCTCAAGGCTTTTGACCTCGGCGCCGACGGGGTGCTCGTGAGCGGCTGA
- a CDS encoding hydrogenase iron-sulfur subunit: MDGNEKAQNAIRMTWELMDILGFERERLGMEWLSASESTKFVQIIKGFTETIYKLGPSISKAA, from the coding sequence CTGGACGGTAATGAAAAAGCTCAGAATGCGATCCGGATGACCTGGGAGCTCATGGACATCCTGGGGTTCGAACGCGAGAGGCTTGGGATGGAATGGCTTTCCGCGTCCGAAAGCACCAAATTTGTCCAGATCATCAAAGGGTTTACCGAAACGATTTACAAGCTGGGTCCGTCAATCTCAAAGGCCGCTTGA